In Haematobia irritans isolate KBUSLIRL chromosome 1, ASM5000362v1, whole genome shotgun sequence, a genomic segment contains:
- the LOC142220892 gene encoding mitochondrial glutamate carrier 1-like, with product MAQQQDKSQQQQFALLPKIINGGIAGIIGVSCVFPLDLVKTRLQNQQVGPNGEKMYKNMFDCFRKTYRAEGYFGMYRGSGVNILLITPEKAIKLTANDYFRHKLTTKDGKLPVSSQMIAGGLAGAFQIIVTTPMELLKIQMQDAGRVAAQAKQAGKTVEKISATKLASQLLKEKGIFGLYKGIGATGLRDVTFSVVYFPLFATLNKFGPRRNDGSGEAVFWVSFLSGLAAGSFAALFVNPFDVVKTRLQAIKKADGEKEFKGIMDCISKTMKYEGPTAFFKGGLCRMIVIAPLFGIAQTVYFLGVAEGLLGVNKS from the exons ATGGCCCAACAACAAGACAAATCACAACAACAGCAATTCGC TTTGCTTCCAAAAATCATAAATGGCGGTATTGCTGGCATTATTGGAGTATCATGTGTTTTCCCCTTGGATTTGGTTAAAACGCGCTTGCAAAATCAacaggtcggaccaaatggagagAAAATGTACAAGAATAT GTTTGATTGTTTCCGCAAAACATATCGGGCCGAGGGTTACTTTGGAATGTATCGCGGTTCCGGAGTTAATATCCTATTGATTACACCTGAAAAAGCCATTAAACTTACTGCCAACGATTATTTCCGTCATAAACTTACCACCAAAGATGGTAAATTGCCCGTGTCTAGTCAAATGATAGCTGGCGGTTTAGCTGGTGCATTCCAGATTATTGTAACAACTCCTATGGAATTGTTAAAGATTCAAATGCAAGACGCTGGTCGTGTTGCAGCACAAGCAAAACAAGCTGGAAAGACAGTGGAGAAAATTTCCGCCACGAAATTGGCTTCACAACTCTTGAAGGAGAAGGGTATTTTTGGTCTGTATAAGGGTATTGGTGCTACAGGCTTGCGAGATGTTACCTTTTCGGTTGTATATTTCCCCTTGTTTGCTACATTGAATAAATTCGGACCCCGACGTAATGATGGCTCGGGAGAGGCTGTATTCTG GGTTTCATTTTTGTCTGGTTTAGCTGCGGGTTCATTTGCTGCTCTCTTCGTTAATCCCTTCGATGTGGTCAAAACACGTTTGCAGGCCATTAAAAAGGCCGATGGTGAGAAAGAATTCAAGGGTATTATGGATTGTATatc AAAAACGATGAAATATGAAGGGCCCACAGCTTTCTTCAAGGGTGGCTTGTGCCGTATGATTGTTATTGCCCCTCTCTTTGGTATAGCCCAAACTGTATATTTCTTGGGCGTTGCTGAAGGTCTTCTTGGTGTTAACAAATCTTAA